ACGCGGCGGTGGTGGGCGCGCCCGACGCCGACCTGGGGCAGGCGATCGTCGCCTATGTGGTGCCGGCCGGGCCGGTGACCGGCGGTCAGCTGACCGACTTCGTCGCCGAGCGGCTGTCCGTGCACAAGCGGCCGAGGCGGGTGGTGCTGGTGGCGGAGCTGCCGCGGAACGCCATGGGCAAGGTGCTCAAGAAGCAGCTGCTGGAGCGGGAGCCCGGGTAGACCGGGGCTCGATACCCTCTGGGGTATTCTGGTGGTACCGGGCGCCGCTCTGCCCGGTACGGCTGCCAGGAGGAACCATGTGTCGGCGAGTGACCTGCTCCACGTGCAAGGGGGCGAGCTACGCCGGGTGCGGGATGCACGTCGAGCAGGTCCTCGCGGGCGTGCCGCAGTCGCAGCGCTGCACCTGCGCGTCCGCGAAGCAGGGGAGCGGGTCCGCCGCCCCGGAGCAGCGCGGCTGGCGCCGGATCTTCGGCCGGGGCTGACGCCGGGGGCTGAAGCCCGGACCGAATCCGGCGCCGCAGCCGGGGCGGGACCGCTTCTCCGGCGGCGCACTGGACAAGAGCCGTCTCCAGCGGAGACGCTGGCGCCCATGACGAGCATGATCGCAGCTATCGACATCGGCGGGACGAAGGTCGCCGGCGCCCTGGTGGACCGGGACGGCGCCCTGCTCGCCGTCGCCCGGCGGCCGACCCCGGCCAAGCAGCCCGCCGCGCAGGTGCTCCGCGCGGTGACCGACGTCCTGGACGAGCTGCGCGCCGACCCCCGCTGGGCCGAGGTGCGGGTCATCGGCATCGGCTCCGCCGGACCGGTGGACGGGCCGAACGGCGCGGTCAGCCCCGTCAACATCCCCGACTGGCGCGACTTCCGACTGGTCGACGCCCTCCGCGCGCACCTGCGGGCGCAGCCCGGTGCGGTCGGCGGCCCGGGCGAGCCGTCGATCGTGCTCACCGGCGACGGTGTGGCCATCGCCGCCGCCGAGCACTGGAAGGGCGCGGCCCGGGGCCTGCGCAACGTCCTCTGCATGGTGGTCTCCACCGGCGTCGGCGGCGGCCTGGTCATCGGCGGCGTGCCCTACCCGGGGCCCACCGGCAATGCCGGCCACATCGGCCACATCAGCGTGGACCTGGACGGCGACCCCTGCCCCTGCGGCTCCCGGGGCTGCGTGGAGATCCTGGCCAGCGGCACCGCCATCTCCCGGCACGCGCTGCGGAACGGCTGGCAGCCGGTCGGCGAGGACTCCTCGGCGGTGGCGGTCGCCGAGGCCGCCCGGGCCGGCGACCCGGT
The Streptacidiphilus albus JL83 genome window above contains:
- a CDS encoding ROK family protein; the protein is MTSMIAAIDIGGTKVAGALVDRDGALLAVARRPTPAKQPAAQVLRAVTDVLDELRADPRWAEVRVIGIGSAGPVDGPNGAVSPVNIPDWRDFRLVDALRAHLRAQPGAVGGPGEPSIVLTGDGVAIAAAEHWKGAARGLRNVLCMVVSTGVGGGLVIGGVPYPGPTGNAGHIGHISVDLDGDPCPCGSRGCVEILASGTAISRHALRNGWQPVGEDSSAVAVAEAARAGDPVALAAFARSAQALAAGIAATATLVELELVVIGGGVAASGELLFAPLRRALQDYATLPFVRGLEVRPAELGTDAGLVGAAAAAAHAVRLDGWR